One Azoarcus sp. DN11 DNA segment encodes these proteins:
- a CDS encoding S4 domain-containing protein, with translation MRIDKWLWAARFFKTRSLASQAIEGGHVRLNGQAVKPARELRVGDSLDIVAGGTQWTVIVRGLNEQRRPAVEAQQLYEETSESSARRAAEKEDRRLAPVPGSDLRGRPTKKARRQMRGFNEGF, from the coding sequence ATGCGCATCGACAAATGGCTGTGGGCCGCGCGCTTCTTCAAGACGCGCTCGCTCGCCAGCCAGGCGATCGAAGGCGGGCACGTCAGGCTCAACGGCCAGGCAGTGAAGCCCGCCCGCGAGTTGCGCGTCGGCGACAGCCTCGACATCGTCGCGGGCGGCACGCAATGGACCGTCATCGTGCGTGGACTCAACGAACAACGCCGTCCTGCCGTCGAGGCGCAGCAGCTGTACGAGGAAACGTCCGAAAGCAGCGCCCGCCGCGCGGCCGAAAAGGAAGACCGGCGCCTCGCACCGGTCCCCGGCAGCGATCTGCGCGGACGGCCGACGAAGAAGGCGCGTCGCCAGATGCGCGGCTTCAACGAAGGCTTCTGA